One Megalopta genalis isolate 19385.01 chromosome 5, iyMegGena1_principal, whole genome shotgun sequence DNA window includes the following coding sequences:
- the lap gene encoding phosphatidylinositol-binding clathrin assembly protein lap isoform X1 translates to MAGQTINDRLLAARHSIAGQGLAKSVCKATTEEMIGPKKKHLDYLLHCTNEPNVSIPQLANLLIERSQNTNWTVVFKALITVHHMLCYGNERFTQYLASSNSTFQLSNFLDKSGVQAGARTGYDMSPFIRRYAKYLNEKALSYRTVAFDFCKMKRGKEVGTLRTMNAEKLLKTLPVLQSQLDALLEFDCTANDLTNGVINMAFMLLFRDLIRLFACYNDGIINLLEKYFDMNKKQCREALDLYKKFLIRMDRVGEFLKVAENVGIDKGDIPDLTKAPSSLLDALEQHLASLEGKKGSAANTPTQSASPHPAPYHSPSSNRTNVKSGVSALSSTSTAFGTAASNNRLDHTGNGHIDEALRQQALAEEEAAMNQYKAKVQSPPGGPSTNPFLSSPTNNADQPIVDLFGAPTTAANNEAQKASDDLLQLAGNPFADMFGAPQTAPAQAAQPQNNMWMTNGNGFAAVPPANNNFVTDNSFSSVFGNQDSQSAGAPGTSGSVPNPFMSDFPNIGGQSSQPNASAFGMFDQQQQAAGGADGSGVIGGDGHQLAQTGDLFGAGGQSDLFGGDSAVSMAADGSAGDPAGEAGSSVNLPMGKSTATPPSRPPPPATGNDAPRPSAPAGQGATTGKPGLHSQGPNAPGKSAFDDLNDSIRMALGGSPSRSAPSVAQQIPTAQQAQQPLQQGFGMFDMAANIPATGQPVMPGGPMIGYGISSQAPAGYGSPAKQPISGFDGMGSVLMPAAVAGDNHISAAGQQPNAASTGKVLTGDLDSSLASLAQNLTINKSAQQQVKGMQWNSPKNAAKTGGQVGWTPQPMAATTGAGYRPMGQGMTQLPPTALAFPNHNAALGMQVVSTMVAPCRRPAMPVMPGSPGGIMVAGGAAPMMMPNANPMMGANLQQQPQLQQQQPQTAAQPPQNNAVQLDPFGGL, encoded by the exons ATGGCGGGACAGACGATAAACGACAGGCTGCTGGCAGCGAGACACAGCATCGCCGGGCAGGGCCTAGCGAAATCCGTCTGCAAAGCTACCACCGAGGAGATGATAGGCCCTAAGAAGAAACATCTTGACT ATTTACTTCACTGCACGAACGAACCGAATGTGTCGATACCGCAGCTGGCGAACCTCTTGATCGAACGATCGCAGAACACAAATTGGACGGTGGTTTTCAAGGCTCTAATCACGGTGCACCATATGCTCTGTTACGGCAACGAG AGGTTTACACAGTACCTGGCATCCAGCAACAGCACGTTTCAGCTCAGTAATTTTCTCGATAAGAGCGGCGTGCAAG CAGGAGCACGCACCG GCTATGATATGTCACCATTTATCAGGCGATACGCGAAGTACCTCAACGAGAAGGCCCTCTCCTATAGGACCGTGGCGTTCGACTTTTGTAAAATGAAAAGGGG GAAGGAGGTGGGCACGCTGCGCACAATGAACGCTGAGAAATTGTTGAAGACCCTGCCAGTGTTGCAATCGCAGCTAGACGCGTTATTGGAGTTTGATTGTACAGCAAACGATCTCACGAACGGAGTCATCAACATGGCTTTCATGCTTCTTTTTCGGGACTTGATCCGACTATTCGCCTGCTACAACGATGGCATTATTAATCTGTTAG AAAAGTATTTTGATATGAATAAAAAACAATGCCGGGAGGCTCTAGACTTGTACAAGAAATTTCTTATAAGAATGGATCGGGTCGGTGAATTTTTGAAAGTAGCCGAG AACGTCGGAATCGATAAAGGAGACATACCTGATCTAACAAAG GCCCCAAGTAGTTTACTGGACGCATTGGAACAGCATCTTGCCTCCCTGGAAGGGAAGAAGGGCTCTGCGGCCAATACGCCCACGCAATCCGCAAG CCCACACCCCGCCCCCTATCATTCTCCAAGCAGCAATAGAACGAATGTAAAGTCGGGAGTGTCCGCCCTGTCTTCCACCAGTACTGCGTTTGGAACAGCAGCCAGTAATAATCGTCTCGACCACACTGGAAATGGACACATCGACGAAGCGCTCAGGCAACAGGCCCTCGCCGAAGAAGAGGCCGCGATGAACCAGTACAAG GCGAAGGTACAATCTCCACCAGGTGGACCCAGCACAAACCCATTCCTCAGTTCACCTACGAACAATGCCGATCAGCCGATCGTGGATTTATTTGGCGCACCAACAACAGCAGCGAACAATGAAGCTCAG AAAGCATCGGACGATCTGCTTCAACTGGCAGGAAATCCGTTCGCGGATATGTTTGGTGCACCGCAGACTGCACCTGCCCAAGCCGCGCAGCCACAGAACAACATGTGGATGACTAATGGTAACG GTTTCGCGGCAGTACCACCGGCAAATAATAACTTTGTTACAGATAATAGCTTCTCCTCCGTATTCGGTAATCAAGACTCTCAGTCTG CTGGTGCTCCAGGAACGTCCGGATCCGTACCGAACCCATTCATGTCCGACTTTCCCAATATCGGTGGGCAATCGTCGCAGCCGAACGCTTCCGCTTTTGGTATGTTCGATCAGCAGCAACAGGCTGCTGGTGGAGCAGATGGAAGCGGGGTGATCGGCGGCGACGGTCACCAATTGGCGCAGACCGGAGACCTGTTCGGTGCCGGCGGCCAATCGGACCTCTTTGGAGGCGACTCAGCGGTGTCCATGGCCGCGGATGGGTCCGCCGGAGATCCTGCCGGCGAGGCAGGATCCTCGGTGAACCTTCCCATGGGCAAGTCTACCGCCACGCCGCCTTCCAGACCGCCGCCCCCTGCAACCGGCAACGACGCTCCTAGACCCTCCGCGCCGGCGGGCCAAGGAGCGACGACCGGTAAACCCGGGTTACATAGTCAAGGTCCCAACGCGCCTGGCAAGAGCGCTTTCGACGATTTAAACGATAGCATTCGCATGGCACTGGGCGGGTCCCCGTCGCGATCGGCACCCTCTGTCGCCCAACAAATTCCAACCGCGCAACAAGCACAGCAACCTCTGCAACAGGGTTTCGGCATGTTCGATATGGCCGCTAATATACCAGCCACCGGGCAGCCTGTTATGCCTGGTGGACCGATGATCGGCTACGGTATCTCTAGCCAAGCCCCGGCTGGATACGGTTCCCCGGCAAAACAGCCGATCTCAG GTTTTGACGGTATGGGCTCGGTCCTGATGCCAGCCGCTGTAGCTGGAGATAATCATATTTCAGCAGCCGGGCAGCAGCCTAACGCGGCGTCCACGGGCAAAGTCCTGACCGGAGATCTGGACAGCAGTCTAGCTAGCCTTGCCCAGAATTTGACTATCAACAAGAGCGCGCAGCAACAGGTCAA GGGAATGCAGTGGAATTCACCTAAGAATGCTGCGAAGACTGGTGGTCAAGTCGGATGGACACCTCAGCCTATGGCAGCGACCACAGGCGCTGGTTATCGTCCAATG GGTCAAGGAATGACGCAGCTTCCTCCAACTGCCCTGGCCTTCCCTAATCACAACGCAGCGTTG GGAATGCAAGTTGTCTCAACAATGGTCGCGCCCTGCAGGAGGCCAGCAATGCCAGTAATGCCTGGCAGTCCCGGTGGCATAATGGTTGCAGGAGGAGCCGCGCCAATGATGATGCCCAATGCGAATCCCATGATGGGTGCTAACCTTCAGCAGCAACCACAACTGCAACAGCAACAACCACAGACAGCTGCGCAACCACCGCAAAATAACGCGGTCCAACTCGATCCATTCGGTGGTCTGTGA
- the lap gene encoding phosphatidylinositol-binding clathrin assembly protein lap isoform X6, whose protein sequence is MAGQTINDRLLAARHSIAGQGLAKSVCKATTEEMIGPKKKHLDYLLHCTNEPNVSIPQLANLLIERSQNTNWTVVFKALITVHHMLCYGNERFTQYLASSNSTFQLSNFLDKSGVQGYDMSPFIRRYAKYLNEKALSYRTVAFDFCKMKRGKEVGTLRTMNAEKLLKTLPVLQSQLDALLEFDCTANDLTNGVINMAFMLLFRDLIRLFACYNDGIINLLEKYFDMNKKQCREALDLYKKFLIRMDRVGEFLKVAENVGIDKGDIPDLTKAPSSLLDALEQHLASLEGKKGSAANTPTQSASNRTNVKSGVSALSSTSTAFGTAASNNRLDHTGNGHIDEALRQQALAEEEAAMNQYKAKVQSPPGGPSTNPFLSSPTNNADQPIVDLFGAPTTAANNEAQKASDDLLQLAGNPFADMFGAPQTAPAQAAQPQNNMWMTNGNGFAAVPPANNNFVTDNSFSSVFGNQDSQSAGAPGTSGSVPNPFMSDFPNIGGQSSQPNASAFGMFDQQQQAAGGADGSGVIGGDGHQLAQTGDLFGAGGQSDLFGGDSAVSMAADGSAGDPAGEAGSSVNLPMGKSTATPPSRPPPPATGNDAPRPSAPAGQGATTGKPGLHSQGPNAPGKSAFDDLNDSIRMALGGSPSRSAPSVAQQIPTAQQAQQPLQQGFGMFDMAANIPATGQPVMPGGPMIGYGISSQAPAGYGSPAKQPISGFDGMGSVLMPAAVAGDNHISAAGQQPNAASTGKVLTGDLDSSLASLAQNLTINKSAQQQVKGMQWNSPKNAAKTGGQVGWTPQPMAATTGAGYRPMGQGMTQLPPTALAFPNHNAALGMQVVSTMVAPCRRPAMPVMPGSPGGIMVAGGAAPMMMPNANPMMGANLQQQPQLQQQQPQTAAQPPQNNAVQLDPFGGL, encoded by the exons ATGGCGGGACAGACGATAAACGACAGGCTGCTGGCAGCGAGACACAGCATCGCCGGGCAGGGCCTAGCGAAATCCGTCTGCAAAGCTACCACCGAGGAGATGATAGGCCCTAAGAAGAAACATCTTGACT ATTTACTTCACTGCACGAACGAACCGAATGTGTCGATACCGCAGCTGGCGAACCTCTTGATCGAACGATCGCAGAACACAAATTGGACGGTGGTTTTCAAGGCTCTAATCACGGTGCACCATATGCTCTGTTACGGCAACGAG AGGTTTACACAGTACCTGGCATCCAGCAACAGCACGTTTCAGCTCAGTAATTTTCTCGATAAGAGCGGCGTGCAAG GCTATGATATGTCACCATTTATCAGGCGATACGCGAAGTACCTCAACGAGAAGGCCCTCTCCTATAGGACCGTGGCGTTCGACTTTTGTAAAATGAAAAGGGG GAAGGAGGTGGGCACGCTGCGCACAATGAACGCTGAGAAATTGTTGAAGACCCTGCCAGTGTTGCAATCGCAGCTAGACGCGTTATTGGAGTTTGATTGTACAGCAAACGATCTCACGAACGGAGTCATCAACATGGCTTTCATGCTTCTTTTTCGGGACTTGATCCGACTATTCGCCTGCTACAACGATGGCATTATTAATCTGTTAG AAAAGTATTTTGATATGAATAAAAAACAATGCCGGGAGGCTCTAGACTTGTACAAGAAATTTCTTATAAGAATGGATCGGGTCGGTGAATTTTTGAAAGTAGCCGAG AACGTCGGAATCGATAAAGGAGACATACCTGATCTAACAAAG GCCCCAAGTAGTTTACTGGACGCATTGGAACAGCATCTTGCCTCCCTGGAAGGGAAGAAGGGCTCTGCGGCCAATACGCCCACGCAATCCGCAAG CAATAGAACGAATGTAAAGTCGGGAGTGTCCGCCCTGTCTTCCACCAGTACTGCGTTTGGAACAGCAGCCAGTAATAATCGTCTCGACCACACTGGAAATGGACACATCGACGAAGCGCTCAGGCAACAGGCCCTCGCCGAAGAAGAGGCCGCGATGAACCAGTACAAG GCGAAGGTACAATCTCCACCAGGTGGACCCAGCACAAACCCATTCCTCAGTTCACCTACGAACAATGCCGATCAGCCGATCGTGGATTTATTTGGCGCACCAACAACAGCAGCGAACAATGAAGCTCAG AAAGCATCGGACGATCTGCTTCAACTGGCAGGAAATCCGTTCGCGGATATGTTTGGTGCACCGCAGACTGCACCTGCCCAAGCCGCGCAGCCACAGAACAACATGTGGATGACTAATGGTAACG GTTTCGCGGCAGTACCACCGGCAAATAATAACTTTGTTACAGATAATAGCTTCTCCTCCGTATTCGGTAATCAAGACTCTCAGTCTG CTGGTGCTCCAGGAACGTCCGGATCCGTACCGAACCCATTCATGTCCGACTTTCCCAATATCGGTGGGCAATCGTCGCAGCCGAACGCTTCCGCTTTTGGTATGTTCGATCAGCAGCAACAGGCTGCTGGTGGAGCAGATGGAAGCGGGGTGATCGGCGGCGACGGTCACCAATTGGCGCAGACCGGAGACCTGTTCGGTGCCGGCGGCCAATCGGACCTCTTTGGAGGCGACTCAGCGGTGTCCATGGCCGCGGATGGGTCCGCCGGAGATCCTGCCGGCGAGGCAGGATCCTCGGTGAACCTTCCCATGGGCAAGTCTACCGCCACGCCGCCTTCCAGACCGCCGCCCCCTGCAACCGGCAACGACGCTCCTAGACCCTCCGCGCCGGCGGGCCAAGGAGCGACGACCGGTAAACCCGGGTTACATAGTCAAGGTCCCAACGCGCCTGGCAAGAGCGCTTTCGACGATTTAAACGATAGCATTCGCATGGCACTGGGCGGGTCCCCGTCGCGATCGGCACCCTCTGTCGCCCAACAAATTCCAACCGCGCAACAAGCACAGCAACCTCTGCAACAGGGTTTCGGCATGTTCGATATGGCCGCTAATATACCAGCCACCGGGCAGCCTGTTATGCCTGGTGGACCGATGATCGGCTACGGTATCTCTAGCCAAGCCCCGGCTGGATACGGTTCCCCGGCAAAACAGCCGATCTCAG GTTTTGACGGTATGGGCTCGGTCCTGATGCCAGCCGCTGTAGCTGGAGATAATCATATTTCAGCAGCCGGGCAGCAGCCTAACGCGGCGTCCACGGGCAAAGTCCTGACCGGAGATCTGGACAGCAGTCTAGCTAGCCTTGCCCAGAATTTGACTATCAACAAGAGCGCGCAGCAACAGGTCAA GGGAATGCAGTGGAATTCACCTAAGAATGCTGCGAAGACTGGTGGTCAAGTCGGATGGACACCTCAGCCTATGGCAGCGACCACAGGCGCTGGTTATCGTCCAATG GGTCAAGGAATGACGCAGCTTCCTCCAACTGCCCTGGCCTTCCCTAATCACAACGCAGCGTTG GGAATGCAAGTTGTCTCAACAATGGTCGCGCCCTGCAGGAGGCCAGCAATGCCAGTAATGCCTGGCAGTCCCGGTGGCATAATGGTTGCAGGAGGAGCCGCGCCAATGATGATGCCCAATGCGAATCCCATGATGGGTGCTAACCTTCAGCAGCAACCACAACTGCAACAGCAACAACCACAGACAGCTGCGCAACCACCGCAAAATAACGCGGTCCAACTCGATCCATTCGGTGGTCTGTGA
- the lap gene encoding phosphatidylinositol-binding clathrin assembly protein lap isoform X12 has product MAGQTINDRLLAARHSIAGQGLAKSVCKATTEEMIGPKKKHLDYLLHCTNEPNVSIPQLANLLIERSQNTNWTVVFKALITVHHMLCYGNERFTQYLASSNSTFQLSNFLDKSGVQAGARTGYDMSPFIRRYAKYLNEKALSYRTVAFDFCKMKRGKEVGTLRTMNAEKLLKTLPVLQSQLDALLEFDCTANDLTNGVINMAFMLLFRDLIRLFACYNDGIINLLEKYFDMNKKQCREALDLYKKFLIRMDRVGEFLKVAENVGIDKGDIPDLTKAPSSLLDALEQHLASLEGKKGSAANTPTQSASNRTNVKSGVSALSSTSTAFGTAASNNRLDHTGNGHIDEALRQQALAEEEAAMNQYKAKVQSPPGGPSTNPFLSSPTNNADQPIVDLFGAPTTAANNEAQKASDDLLQLAGNPFADMFGAPQTAPAQAAQPQNNMWMTNGNGFAAVPPANNNFVTDNSFSSVFGNQDSQSAGAPGTSGSVPNPFMSDFPNIGGQSSQPNASAFGMFDQQQQAAGGADGSGVIGGDGHQLAQTGDLFGAGGQSDLFGGDSAVSMAADGSAGDPAGEAGSSVNLPMGKSTATPPSRPPPPATGNDAPRPSAPAGQGATTGKPGLHSQGPNAPGKSAFDDLNDSIRMALGGSPSRSAPSVAQQIPTAQQAQQPLQQGFGMFDMAANIPATGQPVMPGGPMIGYGISSQAPAGYGSPAKQPISAAGQQPNAASTGKVLTGDLDSSLASLAQNLTINKSAQQQVKGMQWNSPKNAAKTGGQVGWTPQPMAATTGAGYRPMGQGMTQLPPTALAFPNHNAALGMQVVSTMVAPCRRPAMPVMPGSPGGIMVAGGAAPMMMPNANPMMGANLQQQPQLQQQQPQTAAQPPQNNAVQLDPFGGL; this is encoded by the exons ATGGCGGGACAGACGATAAACGACAGGCTGCTGGCAGCGAGACACAGCATCGCCGGGCAGGGCCTAGCGAAATCCGTCTGCAAAGCTACCACCGAGGAGATGATAGGCCCTAAGAAGAAACATCTTGACT ATTTACTTCACTGCACGAACGAACCGAATGTGTCGATACCGCAGCTGGCGAACCTCTTGATCGAACGATCGCAGAACACAAATTGGACGGTGGTTTTCAAGGCTCTAATCACGGTGCACCATATGCTCTGTTACGGCAACGAG AGGTTTACACAGTACCTGGCATCCAGCAACAGCACGTTTCAGCTCAGTAATTTTCTCGATAAGAGCGGCGTGCAAG CAGGAGCACGCACCG GCTATGATATGTCACCATTTATCAGGCGATACGCGAAGTACCTCAACGAGAAGGCCCTCTCCTATAGGACCGTGGCGTTCGACTTTTGTAAAATGAAAAGGGG GAAGGAGGTGGGCACGCTGCGCACAATGAACGCTGAGAAATTGTTGAAGACCCTGCCAGTGTTGCAATCGCAGCTAGACGCGTTATTGGAGTTTGATTGTACAGCAAACGATCTCACGAACGGAGTCATCAACATGGCTTTCATGCTTCTTTTTCGGGACTTGATCCGACTATTCGCCTGCTACAACGATGGCATTATTAATCTGTTAG AAAAGTATTTTGATATGAATAAAAAACAATGCCGGGAGGCTCTAGACTTGTACAAGAAATTTCTTATAAGAATGGATCGGGTCGGTGAATTTTTGAAAGTAGCCGAG AACGTCGGAATCGATAAAGGAGACATACCTGATCTAACAAAG GCCCCAAGTAGTTTACTGGACGCATTGGAACAGCATCTTGCCTCCCTGGAAGGGAAGAAGGGCTCTGCGGCCAATACGCCCACGCAATCCGCAAG CAATAGAACGAATGTAAAGTCGGGAGTGTCCGCCCTGTCTTCCACCAGTACTGCGTTTGGAACAGCAGCCAGTAATAATCGTCTCGACCACACTGGAAATGGACACATCGACGAAGCGCTCAGGCAACAGGCCCTCGCCGAAGAAGAGGCCGCGATGAACCAGTACAAG GCGAAGGTACAATCTCCACCAGGTGGACCCAGCACAAACCCATTCCTCAGTTCACCTACGAACAATGCCGATCAGCCGATCGTGGATTTATTTGGCGCACCAACAACAGCAGCGAACAATGAAGCTCAG AAAGCATCGGACGATCTGCTTCAACTGGCAGGAAATCCGTTCGCGGATATGTTTGGTGCACCGCAGACTGCACCTGCCCAAGCCGCGCAGCCACAGAACAACATGTGGATGACTAATGGTAACG GTTTCGCGGCAGTACCACCGGCAAATAATAACTTTGTTACAGATAATAGCTTCTCCTCCGTATTCGGTAATCAAGACTCTCAGTCTG CTGGTGCTCCAGGAACGTCCGGATCCGTACCGAACCCATTCATGTCCGACTTTCCCAATATCGGTGGGCAATCGTCGCAGCCGAACGCTTCCGCTTTTGGTATGTTCGATCAGCAGCAACAGGCTGCTGGTGGAGCAGATGGAAGCGGGGTGATCGGCGGCGACGGTCACCAATTGGCGCAGACCGGAGACCTGTTCGGTGCCGGCGGCCAATCGGACCTCTTTGGAGGCGACTCAGCGGTGTCCATGGCCGCGGATGGGTCCGCCGGAGATCCTGCCGGCGAGGCAGGATCCTCGGTGAACCTTCCCATGGGCAAGTCTACCGCCACGCCGCCTTCCAGACCGCCGCCCCCTGCAACCGGCAACGACGCTCCTAGACCCTCCGCGCCGGCGGGCCAAGGAGCGACGACCGGTAAACCCGGGTTACATAGTCAAGGTCCCAACGCGCCTGGCAAGAGCGCTTTCGACGATTTAAACGATAGCATTCGCATGGCACTGGGCGGGTCCCCGTCGCGATCGGCACCCTCTGTCGCCCAACAAATTCCAACCGCGCAACAAGCACAGCAACCTCTGCAACAGGGTTTCGGCATGTTCGATATGGCCGCTAATATACCAGCCACCGGGCAGCCTGTTATGCCTGGTGGACCGATGATCGGCTACGGTATCTCTAGCCAAGCCCCGGCTGGATACGGTTCCCCGGCAAAACAGCCGATCTCAG CAGCCGGGCAGCAGCCTAACGCGGCGTCCACGGGCAAAGTCCTGACCGGAGATCTGGACAGCAGTCTAGCTAGCCTTGCCCAGAATTTGACTATCAACAAGAGCGCGCAGCAACAGGTCAA GGGAATGCAGTGGAATTCACCTAAGAATGCTGCGAAGACTGGTGGTCAAGTCGGATGGACACCTCAGCCTATGGCAGCGACCACAGGCGCTGGTTATCGTCCAATG GGTCAAGGAATGACGCAGCTTCCTCCAACTGCCCTGGCCTTCCCTAATCACAACGCAGCGTTG GGAATGCAAGTTGTCTCAACAATGGTCGCGCCCTGCAGGAGGCCAGCAATGCCAGTAATGCCTGGCAGTCCCGGTGGCATAATGGTTGCAGGAGGAGCCGCGCCAATGATGATGCCCAATGCGAATCCCATGATGGGTGCTAACCTTCAGCAGCAACCACAACTGCAACAGCAACAACCACAGACAGCTGCGCAACCACCGCAAAATAACGCGGTCCAACTCGATCCATTCGGTGGTCTGTGA
- the lap gene encoding phosphatidylinositol-binding clathrin assembly protein lap isoform X4, producing MAGQTINDRLLAARHSIAGQGLAKSVCKATTEEMIGPKKKHLDYLLHCTNEPNVSIPQLANLLIERSQNTNWTVVFKALITVHHMLCYGNERFTQYLASSNSTFQLSNFLDKSGVQAGARTGYDMSPFIRRYAKYLNEKALSYRTVAFDFCKMKRGKEVGTLRTMNAEKLLKTLPVLQSQLDALLEFDCTANDLTNGVINMAFMLLFRDLIRLFACYNDGIINLLEKYFDMNKKQCREALDLYKKFLIRMDRVGEFLKVAENVGIDKGDIPDLTKAPSSLLDALEQHLASLEGKKGSAANTPTQSASNRTNVKSGVSALSSTSTAFGTAASNNRLDHTGNGHIDEALRQQALAEEEAAMNQYKAKVQSPPGGPSTNPFLSSPTNNADQPIVDLFGAPTTAANNEAQKASDDLLQLAGNPFADMFGAPQTAPAQAAQPQNNMWMTNGNGFAAVPPANNNFVTDNSFSSVFGNQDSQSAGAPGTSGSVPNPFMSDFPNIGGQSSQPNASAFGMFDQQQQAAGGADGSGVIGGDGHQLAQTGDLFGAGGQSDLFGGDSAVSMAADGSAGDPAGEAGSSVNLPMGKSTATPPSRPPPPATGNDAPRPSAPAGQGATTGKPGLHSQGPNAPGKSAFDDLNDSIRMALGGSPSRSAPSVAQQIPTAQQAQQPLQQGFGMFDMAANIPATGQPVMPGGPMIGYGISSQAPAGYGSPAKQPISGFDGMGSVLMPAAVAGDNHISAAGQQPNAASTGKVLTGDLDSSLASLAQNLTINKSAQQQVKGMQWNSPKNAAKTGGQVGWTPQPMAATTGAGYRPMGQGMTQLPPTALAFPNHNAALGMQVVSTMVAPCRRPAMPVMPGSPGGIMVAGGAAPMMMPNANPMMGANLQQQPQLQQQQPQTAAQPPQNNAVQLDPFGGL from the exons ATGGCGGGACAGACGATAAACGACAGGCTGCTGGCAGCGAGACACAGCATCGCCGGGCAGGGCCTAGCGAAATCCGTCTGCAAAGCTACCACCGAGGAGATGATAGGCCCTAAGAAGAAACATCTTGACT ATTTACTTCACTGCACGAACGAACCGAATGTGTCGATACCGCAGCTGGCGAACCTCTTGATCGAACGATCGCAGAACACAAATTGGACGGTGGTTTTCAAGGCTCTAATCACGGTGCACCATATGCTCTGTTACGGCAACGAG AGGTTTACACAGTACCTGGCATCCAGCAACAGCACGTTTCAGCTCAGTAATTTTCTCGATAAGAGCGGCGTGCAAG CAGGAGCACGCACCG GCTATGATATGTCACCATTTATCAGGCGATACGCGAAGTACCTCAACGAGAAGGCCCTCTCCTATAGGACCGTGGCGTTCGACTTTTGTAAAATGAAAAGGGG GAAGGAGGTGGGCACGCTGCGCACAATGAACGCTGAGAAATTGTTGAAGACCCTGCCAGTGTTGCAATCGCAGCTAGACGCGTTATTGGAGTTTGATTGTACAGCAAACGATCTCACGAACGGAGTCATCAACATGGCTTTCATGCTTCTTTTTCGGGACTTGATCCGACTATTCGCCTGCTACAACGATGGCATTATTAATCTGTTAG AAAAGTATTTTGATATGAATAAAAAACAATGCCGGGAGGCTCTAGACTTGTACAAGAAATTTCTTATAAGAATGGATCGGGTCGGTGAATTTTTGAAAGTAGCCGAG AACGTCGGAATCGATAAAGGAGACATACCTGATCTAACAAAG GCCCCAAGTAGTTTACTGGACGCATTGGAACAGCATCTTGCCTCCCTGGAAGGGAAGAAGGGCTCTGCGGCCAATACGCCCACGCAATCCGCAAG CAATAGAACGAATGTAAAGTCGGGAGTGTCCGCCCTGTCTTCCACCAGTACTGCGTTTGGAACAGCAGCCAGTAATAATCGTCTCGACCACACTGGAAATGGACACATCGACGAAGCGCTCAGGCAACAGGCCCTCGCCGAAGAAGAGGCCGCGATGAACCAGTACAAG GCGAAGGTACAATCTCCACCAGGTGGACCCAGCACAAACCCATTCCTCAGTTCACCTACGAACAATGCCGATCAGCCGATCGTGGATTTATTTGGCGCACCAACAACAGCAGCGAACAATGAAGCTCAG AAAGCATCGGACGATCTGCTTCAACTGGCAGGAAATCCGTTCGCGGATATGTTTGGTGCACCGCAGACTGCACCTGCCCAAGCCGCGCAGCCACAGAACAACATGTGGATGACTAATGGTAACG GTTTCGCGGCAGTACCACCGGCAAATAATAACTTTGTTACAGATAATAGCTTCTCCTCCGTATTCGGTAATCAAGACTCTCAGTCTG CTGGTGCTCCAGGAACGTCCGGATCCGTACCGAACCCATTCATGTCCGACTTTCCCAATATCGGTGGGCAATCGTCGCAGCCGAACGCTTCCGCTTTTGGTATGTTCGATCAGCAGCAACAGGCTGCTGGTGGAGCAGATGGAAGCGGGGTGATCGGCGGCGACGGTCACCAATTGGCGCAGACCGGAGACCTGTTCGGTGCCGGCGGCCAATCGGACCTCTTTGGAGGCGACTCAGCGGTGTCCATGGCCGCGGATGGGTCCGCCGGAGATCCTGCCGGCGAGGCAGGATCCTCGGTGAACCTTCCCATGGGCAAGTCTACCGCCACGCCGCCTTCCAGACCGCCGCCCCCTGCAACCGGCAACGACGCTCCTAGACCCTCCGCGCCGGCGGGCCAAGGAGCGACGACCGGTAAACCCGGGTTACATAGTCAAGGTCCCAACGCGCCTGGCAAGAGCGCTTTCGACGATTTAAACGATAGCATTCGCATGGCACTGGGCGGGTCCCCGTCGCGATCGGCACCCTCTGTCGCCCAACAAATTCCAACCGCGCAACAAGCACAGCAACCTCTGCAACAGGGTTTCGGCATGTTCGATATGGCCGCTAATATACCAGCCACCGGGCAGCCTGTTATGCCTGGTGGACCGATGATCGGCTACGGTATCTCTAGCCAAGCCCCGGCTGGATACGGTTCCCCGGCAAAACAGCCGATCTCAG GTTTTGACGGTATGGGCTCGGTCCTGATGCCAGCCGCTGTAGCTGGAGATAATCATATTTCAGCAGCCGGGCAGCAGCCTAACGCGGCGTCCACGGGCAAAGTCCTGACCGGAGATCTGGACAGCAGTCTAGCTAGCCTTGCCCAGAATTTGACTATCAACAAGAGCGCGCAGCAACAGGTCAA GGGAATGCAGTGGAATTCACCTAAGAATGCTGCGAAGACTGGTGGTCAAGTCGGATGGACACCTCAGCCTATGGCAGCGACCACAGGCGCTGGTTATCGTCCAATG GGTCAAGGAATGACGCAGCTTCCTCCAACTGCCCTGGCCTTCCCTAATCACAACGCAGCGTTG GGAATGCAAGTTGTCTCAACAATGGTCGCGCCCTGCAGGAGGCCAGCAATGCCAGTAATGCCTGGCAGTCCCGGTGGCATAATGGTTGCAGGAGGAGCCGCGCCAATGATGATGCCCAATGCGAATCCCATGATGGGTGCTAACCTTCAGCAGCAACCACAACTGCAACAGCAACAACCACAGACAGCTGCGCAACCACCGCAAAATAACGCGGTCCAACTCGATCCATTCGGTGGTCTGTGA